In Cellulomonas wangsupingiae, the genomic window CGCCGGCCTGACCGGTCCGCTGCTCCTGGGCCGGCTCGTCGACGCGGTGACGCGCGGCACCGACGCCCGGTACGTCAACACGCTCGTCGTGATCGGCGTGACGGCCGTGCTCACGCAGACCGGCCTGATCCGGTACGCGCAGCGGGCCTCCATGCTCTTCGGCGAGAAGGTCTTCGCCGAGCTCCGCGAGGAGTTCCTCGAGACCGTGACGTCCCTGCCGCTGTCGGTCGTCGAGCGGGCCGGCACCGGCGACCTCGTGGCCCGCACCACGAACGACGTCAACAAGCTGCAGCACGCCGTCCGGTTCGGGGTGCCGCGGGTCATCGTCGCCGTCGTCACCATCACGCTCACCGTGGTCGCGTGCCTGGTCATCGACCCGCTCGTGTCCCTCGGCCTGTTCCTCGGCGTGCCGACGATGGTGGTGATGGTCCGCTGGTACCTGCGGCGCGCGACGCCCGCGTACGTGCGGGAGTCGGCGGCCTACGCCGTGCTCAACGGCACGATCACCGAGACGGTGGAGGGCGCACGGACCGTCGACGCCCTCGCCCTGGCCGACGCGCGCGAGCAGCAGGTGCGCGACGACCTGCGCGAGGCGTTCGACGCCGAGCGCGCCACGCTACGGTTGCGCACCATCCTGTTCCCGGGCGTGGACCTCGCGTTCGTCCTCGCGCCGGTCGCCGTCCTGGTCTGGGGCGGGTACCTCGCGTCGACCGGCCACGTGACGCTCGGCGCGGTCACGACCATCGTGATGTACGCCTACCAGGTGACCGGGCCGGTGTGGGAGCTCATCTTCTGGGTCGACGAGATCCAGGTCGCCGCCACGGCCCTGGCCCGCATCGTCGGCGTCCGGCTGGTCGAGACCGACCGGGAGGCGTCGGACGCGCAGCCCGTCGACGAGCGCATCTCGACGCGCGGCCTGCGGTACGCGTACCGCGAGGGCCACGACGTGCTGCACGGCATCGACCTCGACCTCGCGCCCGGCGAGCGGCTCGCCGTCGTCGGCCCGTCCGGGGCCGGCAAGTCGACGCTCGGCCGCATGATCGCCGGCATCCACCCGCCCACGGGCGGCTCCGCGACGGTCGGCGGCGTGCCGCTGGTCGACCTGCCGCTCGAGGAGCTGCGCGGGCACGTGGCCCTGGTGACCCAGGAGCACCACGTGTTCGTCGGCACGGTCGCGGACAACCTGCGCCTGGCGAAGGTCGAGGCGGACGACACCGAGATCGAGCGCGCGCTGCGTGCCGTCGACGCGTGGGAGTGGGTGCAGGGGCTGCCCGAGGGCCTGGCCACCGAGGTCGGCTCGGGCGGCACGGCGCTGACGCCGGCGCAGGCCCAGCAGCTCGCGCTCGCGCGGCTCGTGCTCCTGGACCCGCACACGCTCGTGCTCGACGAGGCGACGTCGCTGCTCGACCCGCGCGCGGCACGCCACCTCGAGCGCTCGCTGTCCGCGGTGCTCGCCGGGCGGACGGTCGTCGCGATCGCCCACCGCCTGCACACCGCGCACGACGCGGACCGCGTGGCCGTGGTCGACGCGGGCCGGATCAGCGAGATCGGACCGCACGACGAGCTCGTCGCCGCGGGCGGCGAGTACGCCGCGCTGTGGCGGTCCTGGCAGCACGAGTCCGCCTGACACGGGGCACCGCGGCCGTCGCGACGGCGGCCGCGGTCCCGCCCGTCAGCGTCGCGCCGCGAGCGCGTCGTCCTCGGCCTCGGCCGGTGCGTCGCCCGGCAGCAGGGGCCGTCCCGCCGCCTCGTCGCGCACCAGGCGCCACCAGAGAGCGGCCACGAACAGCCCGAAGATCCACCACTGCGCCGCGTACGCGAGGTTCTGGATGTTCAGGCCGGAGCCGGCCCTGGTCGGCGGGTCGAGCGGCTCGAGACCGGCCTGCGCGGCCGGGTCCGCGGGGTCGCTCGTCTGCACCACGAGGTAGCCGGTGTAGACGGGACCGCCCCAGGTCGTGAGGAGCTGGGCGGGGCTGATCGCGTCGGTGCGTCCGTCGACGACGGGGTCGCCGGCCGCCTCGCCCACCTGCAACCACCCCACGACCTCGACGGGTCCGTCCGGCGCGGACGGGACGTCGTCCCCGGCCGTCCACCCGCGCACGACGGGCAGGACGGCCGTCCCCTCGTCGGTGGGCACGAGCAGCGGCGTCAGGACGAGGTTCCCCTCGCTGCGCGTGTCGTGCGAGCGGCCCGTCACCAGCAGCGTGGCGTCGTCGTCGTAGGTGCCGGTGACGACGGCCTTGCGCGCCACGAGGTCCCCGACGAAGGGGTCGCCGGGCGCCAGCAGGTCCGCGAGGGGCTCGGGGTCGGCGGACAGGATGCGCTCGGCCTCCCGGTCCGCCGACAGCGCGCCGCGCACCTCGGCCCGCTCGAGCTGCCACACGCCGAGCCGGGCGCACACCGCGGCGGCGGCCAGCAGCACGACCAGCAGCCCGAGCATGCGCGGGCGGAGCGCGGCGCGCCACAGGGAGGTGGGGGTGTCGGCCACGTCTTCACGGTACCCGCCGCGGCCGGCCGGCCGGTGCGTCACCCGCGCCGCGCACGACGATGCCCCTGCGGTGGCGCCGCATGTGCGCTTGTATGGCTGTGGTCAGGAGCACAGACGATGTGGGCCGGACGTCCCACCTCTCGCCCCGACCTGACGGAAGGCTGGGCGACGGCCCGGCCACAGGTACTGCCCTCGGGAGGGGACATGACATCCACCACTGCGGACCCGCACACCTCCGGTGCCGGTCCGATCGCCCCGGGGCTGTTCGCCGAGGCCGAGGCGAGAACCGCCTGGCGCACGGGGTCCGGCGCCCTCGACGACGCGACGCTGCGCCGCATCGAGAAGTGGTGGCGCGCCGCCAACTACCTGTCCGTGGGTCAGATCTACCTGCTCGACAACCCGCTGCTGCGCCGGCCGCTGAGCCGGGACGACGTCAAGCCGCGGCTGCTCGGCCACTGGGGCACCACGCCCGGCCTGAACTTCCTGTACGCGCACCTCAACCGCGCCGTCGCGGAGCGGCAGCAGTCGACGATCTACGTCACCGGACCCGGCCACGGCGGCCCCGGGCTCGTCGCGAGCGCGTACCTCGACGGCACGTACTCCGAGGTGTACTCCGACATCACGAAGGACGAGGAGGGCCTGCGTCGGCTGTTCCGGCAGTTCTCCTTCCCCGGTGGCATCCCGTCGCACGTCGCACCGGAGACCCCCGGGTCGATCCACGAGGGCGGCGAGCTCGGCTACGCGCTGAGCCACGCGTACGGTGCCGCGTTCGACAACCCGCACCTGCTGGTCGCGGCGGTCGTCGGCGACGGCGAGGCCGAGACCGGCCCGCTGGCGACCAGCTGGCACTCGAACAAGTTCGTCAACCCGCGCCAGGACGGCATCGTCCTGCCGATCCTGCACCTCAACGGGTACAAGATCGCCAACCCCACGGTCCTCGCGCGCATCAGCGACGACGAGCTGCACGACCTCATGGTCGGCTACGGCCACACGCCGCACGTGTTCGTCGCGGGCTTCGACGACGAGGACGTCCTGGAGACGCACCGCCGGTTCGCGGTCCTGCTCGACGAGGTGCTCGACGAGATCGCGCAGATCAAGGCGCGGGCGGCCGAGGGCGACCTCACGCGGCCGATGTACCCGATGATCGTGTTCCGCACCCCCAAGGGATGGACGGGGCCGGCGGAGATCGACGGCAAGAAGACCACCGGCTCGTGGCGGGCGCACCAGGTGCCGCTCGCGAACGCGCGGGACACCCCCGAGCACCTGGCCGTGCTGGAGGAGTGGCTGCAGTCCTACCGCCCGGCCGAGCTGTTCGACGCCACCGGCTGCCTGGACCCCGACATCGCCGCGCTCGCCCCGGCGGGCGACCTGCGGATGAGCGCGAACCCGCACACCAACGGCGGCCTGCTGCTGCGCGACCTGCGGATGCCCGACTTCCGCACGTTCGCGCAGGACGTGCCCGCCCCCGGTGCCACGTTCGCCGAGGCCCCGCGCGTGCTCGGGGAGTTCCTCACCGAGGTCATCCGGCGCAACCCCGACAACTTCCGGATCTTCGGGCCCGACGAGACCGCGTCCAACCGCCTGCAGGCGGTGTACGAGGTCACGGACAAGCAGTGGAACGCGGAGTTCTACGGGCCCGACGTCGACGAGCACCTGGCCCGTGCCGGCCGCGTCATGGAGATGCTGTCGGAGCACCAGTGCCAGGGCTGGCTCGAGGGGTACCTGCTCACCGGGCGGCACGGGCTGTTCACGTCGTACGAGGCCTTCATCCACATCGTCGACTCGATGTTCAACCAGCACGCGAAGTGGCTGAAGGTCACCAACGACATCCCGTGGCGCCGGCCGGTCGCGAGCCTGAACTACCTGCTGTCGAGCCACGTGTGGCGCCAGGACCACAACGGCTTCAGCCACCAGGACCCCGGCTTCATCGACCACGTCGTGAACAAGAAGGCCGAGGTCGTGCGGGTCTACCTGCCGCCGGACGCCAACACGCTGCTGAGCACGTACGACCACTGCCTGCGCAGCCGGCAGTACGTCAACGTCGTCGTGTCCGGCAAGCAGCCCGCACCGAACTTCCTGACGATGGACCAGGCGGTCGCGCACTGCACGCGCGGCCTCGGCATCTGGGAGTGGGCCGGGTCCGAGGCCCAGGACGAGGAGCCGGACGTCGTGCTCGGCTGCGCCGGCGACGTGCCGACGCTCGAGGTGCTCGCGGCCGCCGACATCCTGCGACGCGAGCTGCCGCAGCTGAAGGTGCGCGTCGTGAACGTCGTGGACCTCATGCGGCTGCAGGACGCACGTGAGCATCCTCACGGTATGACCGACGCCGAGTTCGACACGATCTTCACCGCGGACCGGCCGATCGTCTTCGCGTACCACGGGTACCCGTGGCTCATCCACCGCCTCACGTACCGCCGCAACGGGCACGCCAACCTGCACGTCCGCGGCTACAAGGAGGAGGGCACCACCACCACGCCGTTCGACATGGTGATGCTCAACGACCTCGACCGGTACCACCTGGTCATCGACGTCATCGACCACGTCCACTGGCTGCGCGCGTCCCAGGCGGGCCTGCGTCAGCGTATGGTCGATGCCCGCATCCGAGCGCGGCAGTACACGCGTGAGCACGGCGAGGACATCCCCGAGGTGCGTGACTGGGTGTGGCCCGACGTCGGTGAGACCGCGACGGAGGAGGGCGGCCCGCAGCCCGCGCGCCCGTCCACGGCGGCGGACACCGGCGGGGACAACGAGTAGCCGGACCATCAGCGGTGGCGTCCGGGCCCACCGGCCCGGACGCCACCGGAACACGACCAGCCCCCACCCGGGGCGACAGGAGTGAGCAGCACAGTGGCCAGGACGATCTACGTCATGTCGGCCGAGGGTGACACGGGCAAGTCCGTCGTCGCCCTGGGTCTCGTCGACCTGCTGACGCGCTCGGTGCAGCGCGTCGGCGTCTTCCGCCCCGTCGCCAGGTCGACGGACGAGCGCGACTACGTCCTCGAGCTGCTGCTCGAGCACGACGGGGTCGAGATCGCCTACGACGAGGCGGTCGGCGCGACGTACGACGAGGTGATCGAGGACCCCGAGGCCGCGCTGTCGCGCATCGTGTCCCGGTTCCACGACGTCGAGCGGCGCTGCGACGCCGTCGTCGTCGTCGGCACCGACTACACGGACGTCGCCGGGCCCACCGAGCTGGCGTACAACGCGCGGATCGCCGCGAACCTCGGCGCACCGGTCGTGCTCGTGGTCAACGGCGCCCAGCGCACCCCCGAGGACGTGCACCACGCGGTCGACGTCGCCACCGCCGCGATCACGGCCGACCACGCGCAGGTGGTCTCGGTGATCGCCAACCGCTGCGCCCCCGGCTCGCTCGACCAGGTGCGCGAGGCGCTCGCCGGGCCGGTCCCGGTGTGGGCGCTGCCCGACTCCCCGCTGCTGTACGCGCCCACGCTGCGTCAGCTCATGGAGGCCGTCGGCGGCACCCTGACCGGTGGCGACGAGGAGCTGCTGGGCCGCGAGGTGCTCGACGTGCTCGTCGGCGCCATGTCGATCGAGCACCTGCTGGACCGGCTGCAGGACGGCGCCGTCGTCATCACGCCCGGCGACCGCTCGGAGGTGCTGCTCGGCCTGCTCATGGCCCACCAGGCCGAGGGCTTCCCGTCCCTGGCGGGTCTCATCCTCAACGGCGGGCTCGCCCCCGCCCCCAGCATCGAGCGGCTCGTCAGCGGCCTCGGCTCGCGGCTGCCGCTCATCACCACCAACCTCGGGACGTTCCGCACCGCCAGCGCGGCGGCGGCGGCCCGCGGGCGCCTGACCCACGACGCGCAGCGCAAGGTCGACACCGCGCTCGCGCTCTTCGAGCAGCACGTGAACGGCGGCGAGCTGCTCGCGACGCTCGACGTGCCGCGCCCCGAGGTCGTCACGCCCCTGATGTTCGAGTACGCGCTGCTCGACCGGGCCCGCGCGGACCGCAAGCACGTCGTCCTGCCCGAGGGCAACGACGACCGCATCCTGCGCGCCGCGTCGACCCTGCTCCAGCGGCAGGTGGCGGACCTGACGATCCTCGGCGACGAGGCCGCGATCCGGACGCGGGCGATCGAGCTCGGCCTGGACCTCGACGGCGCGCAGGTCATCGACCCGAAGAACGGCGAGACGCTCGAGCGGTTCGCGGAGATCTACACCGAGCTGCGCAAGCACAAGGGCATGACGGTCGAGCGGGCGCGCGAGATCGTCTCGTCCGTGTCGTACTTCGGCACGCTCATGGTGCAGCTCGGCATGGCCGACGGCATGGTGTCCGGCGCCGTGCACACGACGGCGCACACGATCAAGCCGTCCTTCGAGATCATCAAGACCACGCCGGGCGTCGGCAGCGTGTCGTCCTGCTTCCTCATGTGCCTCGAGGACCGCGTGCTGGTCTACGCCGACTGCGCCGTCATCCCCGACCCGACGGCCGAGCAGCTCGCGGACATCGCGATCTCGTCCGCGGAGACCGCGACGCAGTTCGGCATCGAGCCGCGGATCGCCATGCTGTCGTACTCGACCGGCGAGTCCGGCTCGGGTGCCGACGTCGAGAAGGTGCGCGAGGCGACCCGGCTGGTCCGCGAGCGCCGTCCCGACCTGTCGGTCGAGGGCCCGATCCAGTACGACGCCGCGGTCGACGCGTCGGTCGCGAAGACGAAGATGCCCGACTCGGCGGTCGCCGGGCGTGCGACCGTGTTCGTCTTCCCCGACCTCAACACCGGCAACAACACCTACAAGGCCGTGCAGCGCTCGGCCGGCGCCGTGGCCATCGGCCCGGTGCTGCAGGGGCTGCGCAAGCCCG contains:
- a CDS encoding SURF1 family protein yields the protein MADTPTSLWRAALRPRMLGLLVVLLAAAAVCARLGVWQLERAEVRGALSADREAERILSADPEPLADLLAPGDPFVGDLVARKAVVTGTYDDDATLLVTGRSHDTRSEGNLVLTPLLVPTDEGTAVLPVVRGWTAGDDVPSAPDGPVEVVGWLQVGEAAGDPVVDGRTDAISPAQLLTTWGGPVYTGYLVVQTSDPADPAAQAGLEPLDPPTRAGSGLNIQNLAYAAQWWIFGLFVAALWWRLVRDEAAGRPLLPGDAPAEAEDDALAARR
- a CDS encoding phosphoketolase family protein — translated: MTSTTADPHTSGAGPIAPGLFAEAEARTAWRTGSGALDDATLRRIEKWWRAANYLSVGQIYLLDNPLLRRPLSRDDVKPRLLGHWGTTPGLNFLYAHLNRAVAERQQSTIYVTGPGHGGPGLVASAYLDGTYSEVYSDITKDEEGLRRLFRQFSFPGGIPSHVAPETPGSIHEGGELGYALSHAYGAAFDNPHLLVAAVVGDGEAETGPLATSWHSNKFVNPRQDGIVLPILHLNGYKIANPTVLARISDDELHDLMVGYGHTPHVFVAGFDDEDVLETHRRFAVLLDEVLDEIAQIKARAAEGDLTRPMYPMIVFRTPKGWTGPAEIDGKKTTGSWRAHQVPLANARDTPEHLAVLEEWLQSYRPAELFDATGCLDPDIAALAPAGDLRMSANPHTNGGLLLRDLRMPDFRTFAQDVPAPGATFAEAPRVLGEFLTEVIRRNPDNFRIFGPDETASNRLQAVYEVTDKQWNAEFYGPDVDEHLARAGRVMEMLSEHQCQGWLEGYLLTGRHGLFTSYEAFIHIVDSMFNQHAKWLKVTNDIPWRRPVASLNYLLSSHVWRQDHNGFSHQDPGFIDHVVNKKAEVVRVYLPPDANTLLSTYDHCLRSRQYVNVVVSGKQPAPNFLTMDQAVAHCTRGLGIWEWAGSEAQDEEPDVVLGCAGDVPTLEVLAAADILRRELPQLKVRVVNVVDLMRLQDAREHPHGMTDAEFDTIFTADRPIVFAYHGYPWLIHRLTYRRNGHANLHVRGYKEEGTTTTPFDMVMLNDLDRYHLVIDVIDHVHWLRASQAGLRQRMVDARIRARQYTREHGEDIPEVRDWVWPDVGETATEEGGPQPARPSTAADTGGDNE
- the pta gene encoding phosphate acetyltransferase, which produces MARTIYVMSAEGDTGKSVVALGLVDLLTRSVQRVGVFRPVARSTDERDYVLELLLEHDGVEIAYDEAVGATYDEVIEDPEAALSRIVSRFHDVERRCDAVVVVGTDYTDVAGPTELAYNARIAANLGAPVVLVVNGAQRTPEDVHHAVDVATAAITADHAQVVSVIANRCAPGSLDQVREALAGPVPVWALPDSPLLYAPTLRQLMEAVGGTLTGGDEELLGREVLDVLVGAMSIEHLLDRLQDGAVVITPGDRSEVLLGLLMAHQAEGFPSLAGLILNGGLAPAPSIERLVSGLGSRLPLITTNLGTFRTASAAAAARGRLTHDAQRKVDTALALFEQHVNGGELLATLDVPRPEVVTPLMFEYALLDRARADRKHVVLPEGNDDRILRAASTLLQRQVADLTILGDEAAIRTRAIELGLDLDGAQVIDPKNGETLERFAEIYTELRKHKGMTVERAREIVSSVSYFGTLMVQLGMADGMVSGAVHTTAHTIKPSFEIIKTTPGVGSVSSCFLMCLEDRVLVYADCAVIPDPTAEQLADIAISSAETATQFGIEPRIAMLSYSTGESGSGADVEKVREATRLVRERRPDLSVEGPIQYDAAVDASVAKTKMPDSAVAGRATVFVFPDLNTGNNTYKAVQRSAGAVAIGPVLQGLRKPVNDLSRGALVQDIVNTVAITAIQAQALAAANAADTATNPEGTTR
- a CDS encoding ABC transporter ATP-binding protein, with translation MKLPIADAATVRAYAAELLGRHRRRLGGLAALHTLAAVAGLTGPLLLGRLVDAVTRGTDARYVNTLVVIGVTAVLTQTGLIRYAQRASMLFGEKVFAELREEFLETVTSLPLSVVERAGTGDLVARTTNDVNKLQHAVRFGVPRVIVAVVTITLTVVACLVIDPLVSLGLFLGVPTMVVMVRWYLRRATPAYVRESAAYAVLNGTITETVEGARTVDALALADAREQQVRDDLREAFDAERATLRLRTILFPGVDLAFVLAPVAVLVWGGYLASTGHVTLGAVTTIVMYAYQVTGPVWELIFWVDEIQVAATALARIVGVRLVETDREASDAQPVDERISTRGLRYAYREGHDVLHGIDLDLAPGERLAVVGPSGAGKSTLGRMIAGIHPPTGGSATVGGVPLVDLPLEELRGHVALVTQEHHVFVGTVADNLRLAKVEADDTEIERALRAVDAWEWVQGLPEGLATEVGSGGTALTPAQAQQLALARLVLLDPHTLVLDEATSLLDPRAARHLERSLSAVLAGRTVVAIAHRLHTAHDADRVAVVDAGRISEIGPHDELVAAGGEYAALWRSWQHESA